The window AACCATTGGGCGTGATGCGCTGTTTTAAAGCCTAAAGCAATGTATTCGGCCGAGCCGCCAAATATAGATACCGCTATGGCATACGGAAAACCAACACCAAGCGCACGGATATTTGCTGGGAAAAGTTCGGCTTTTACCACAGCGTTAATTGATGTATACCCGCTTACGATAATAAGCGCGGCCAAAATAAGGCCGAAGGCAATCCAGCCGTCTTTTGTGTCTCCCAGCAATGTGAGTATCGGGATAGTTGTTATTGTACCTAAAATGCCAAAACCTATTAGCAAAGGTTTGCGCCCTATATTGTCAGACAGCAAACCAAATAGCGGCTGTATAAGCATAAACACCAGCAACGTAAGGCTCGAAATTAAGGTGGCTTCGGCCTTGCTGAAACCCGATGTATCTACCAGGAATTTTTGCATATAGGTTGTAAAAGTGTAAAATGCCAATGTACCGCCTGCTGTAAGGCCTATCACTGTAAGCACAGCCTTCGGGTGTTTGGCAAGTTCGGCAATAGTGCCGTTTGTTGTGCTGGTTTTTTCTTTTTCTTTGGAAAAGGAAGCTGACTCCTGTAAACTACGGCGCAGGTACATGGTAATCACAGCCAAAAAAGCTCCAATGCCGAAGGCAATGCGCCAACCCCAGTCATGTAACTGTTGCTCAGTTAAAAATATCCTTTGCAGTAAAACCAATAAGCCCAGGGCAAGCAACTGCCCCATAATGAGGGTTACATATTGAAAGCTGGAATAAAAACCCCGGTGCTTGCGGCCAGCCATCTCGCTTAAATAAGTCGCGCTTGTGCCATATTCGCCGCCCACGCTTAAGCCCTGTATAACCCTGGCCAATACCAGCAGCAGCGGCGCTGCAACGCCAATAGTTTTATAACCTGGCGTTATGGTAATAATAAGCGAGCCAAGGCTCATGAGCAGAACGGATACTGTAAGCGCCTTTTTGCGGCCATGTTTATCGGCATAGGTACCCATTAGCCACCCGCCTATCGGCCTCATCAAAAAGCCGAGCGCAAATACACCCGCAGTATTTAATAGTTGGGCTGTCTGGTCGCCTTTTGGGAAAAAAGAGCTTGAAAAATAAAGTGAAAATGCCGAGTACACATACCAATCATACCATTCAACCAAATTGCCTAACGAGCCGCCAATTATTGATTTGATACGGCCGCCTGTTGTTTTGACGGTAACTTGGGATGTATTAGTCATATTTTGCTTAAAAAAGATAAACGCATAAATGTACTATAATCAAATTAGCGCACAAAAAACTTAATCAGCCTAATCTAACTAAATCAACTACTCACTATATTTAAAGCATGCTTTTTACTGAAGATTTTTTGCATTATGTATGGAAATTCCGCTTGTTTGACCGTTCAGATCTGCGAACGGAAGATGGCGAAACGCTGGAGATATTTTCAACTGGTATTCATAACAGCGATTCGGGCCCCGATTTTCATAATGCCAGGATTAAAATTGGAGAAACGCTTTGGGCTGGCAATGTGGAAGTGCACCTTTCGGCTTCCGATTGGCAAAAGCACGGACATACCACCGATGAGGCTTACAATAATGTGATTTTGCATGTTGTTTACAACAACGATTTGCCATTAAAACTAAACAACGGGCGAACAGTACCTACCCTGCAACTAAACAACAGGGTTCCGGCCGAATTATATGGCCGTTATCACCAGATGATATTCGGCAACCAAACTATTATACCGTGCGAAGCCAGCATCGGTACAGTGGACGGTTTAATTATGCACAACTGGCTTACCCGTGTTTTGGTGGAACGGCTGGAAAAAAAATCGGCTGCAGTAATAGCTGCCCTTGCCATTAACCGTGGCGATTGGGAGGAAACGTTTTACCAGTTTTTAGCCGCCAATTTTGGGTTTAAAACAAATGCCCTGCCTTTTGAACTGCTGGCAAAATCGTTGCCGCAGCTTACATTGGCCAAAAACAAAAATAACCCGATGCAAATTGAAGCGCTCATATTTGGCCAGGCAGGTTTTTTAGAGGGCGACCTGAAGGATGACTATCCTGTTAAACTAAAAAAGGAATATGATTACCTGCGAAAGAAATACAGCCTAAACCCGATAGAAAACCATTTATGGAAATTTATGCGCTTAAGGCCGCCCAATTTCCCAACCATCAGGCTTGCCCAATTTGCAGCGCTTATTGTTAGCGCCAATCACCTATTCTCGAAAATATTGGAGATAAAAGATATAGATGCCTTACGCAACCTGTTTGCATCTATTAAAACAAATGAGTATTGGGACAATCACTATCGGTTTGATGTTCCTTCAAAACCATTGCCTAAAGTTATGGGAGCGGCTTCGGTTGATGTATTGCTTATTAATACCCTTGCCCTGTTCTTGTTTAGCTATGGCAAACATCATCAGCAGCAATATTATATTAGCCGCGCGCTAAAACTTTTAGAAAATTTGCCGGCCGAAAAGAACAATATTACCGCAGATTTTGTTAACTTAGGGGTGAAAATTACTAATGCATTTGAATCGCAGGCGCTAATCGAACTAAAAAACAACTATTGTAATTACAAGAAATGCCTGCAGTGCGGCGTTGGTAATAAAATATTAAAGCTCAGCTGAAATGCTACAAAGAATATTAACTTTTTTTGAACGCTACTCCTTTGGTGTATGTACGTACCTGGGCGAAAAGTTTAACGTTTCGATAGCCAAAATCCGGTTGTTTTTTATTTATTCCTCCTTTTTAGCGGTTGGCTTTCCACTTATATTTTATTTCTTCGCAGGCATCGTGCTTGATATCCGTAAATTCGTAAAGCGTACCCACACCAGGGCTACTGATCTTTAACAGGATTTTTTTGAAAATAGAAGTAGCTGACTTGCCAATCTTTTATTAATCTTATTACTTCACCGGGGCTTGATGATAGCTTCATCGTCAACGTAAAAACAAATAACGTATTAAGTTTAGGTACTTACACCAACATTCCGGTTATTACAGCATCCTGCAAATTGCGTACTTTAAACTTGGGTTTGTAACAGTAATGCGCAAGTTGTTTTACCCAGGTGCTGTTATAGCCAAATACCATTTTTATCATCCTTACCCGCGTTGAACCTTTGGGATATCCATATTTGTACCAGGTAAATTTAGATTGGTCTATTTTAAACTGATCGGTAAAATCCGCCAGGAAAAGGTCTATTTCTATATCAAAAATATCAAGGTCGAGATCCAGGCTGGTTTCAAGGCAAAGGCTGCCGGGGTCTACACTGCGAATTTTGTAGCGGCTGCAATAATCAACAATAAATTCTTTTAAAGGGGGCAGTATCTCTTCCATTAATTGAATAGTTTTGATCATGTTGGTTATAGGACGTTGTTTTAAAAACAAAGGTTGCATCATGGAGACCAGTTTTTTTTAAAAAGGTTACCGAAATATTAAAACGTTTTCAATTGTGCTTAGTATACTTTTCGATGAATATTTAACAGGGTATTGTTATTATTGCAATCAGTTTACCAATTACCATGAAATTAAAAGTTATTGCTTTTGATGCCGACGATACCCTTTGGGTCAATGAACCTTATTTTCAGAATACAGAGAGAAAGTTTTGCAGCCTGCTGGAGGACTTTTTGCCCGAACATGATATTTCAAAAGAGCTTTTTAAGGTGGAAGTTGATAACCTGCCCCTTTACGGTTATGGGATAAAAGGTTACATACTGAGCATGATTGAAGCCGCATTAAAAATATCAGATAACAAGATCGGTATTGATACCATAAACATTATTTTACAATATGGACGGGAGATGCTCAATGAGCCTATTGAACTGCTGGATGGCGTGGAGCACGTTTTATCAACGCTAAAAACTGATTATCGCCTGGTGGTAGCCACAAAAGGCGATTTGCTTGACCAGGAACGTAAACTAAAAAAATCGGGCCTGTCGCATTATTTTCACCATATCGAGATCATGAGCGATAAAAAAGAAGATGATTATATTAAATTGATAAAACACCTGGATATCCAACCAGAAGAGTTTATGATGGTGGGTAATTCCCTTAAATCAGATGTAATGCCGGTGTTGAATATTGGTGGCTATGCCATACATGTGCCATACCATACCACCTGGGCGCATGAGCATGTGGAGACAAGTTTAAGTCATGAAAAATTCATGCAGGCCGATAAGCTCGCCGATATCTTATCATCGGTAAAAAGATGAAGAAAAAATTAGATCTTGATAACTGGCTACGTAAAGAACATTTCCTTTTCTTTAAGCAATTTGACGAGCCATATTACGGCGTAACCGTAACTATGGATTGTACAGCCGCCTATGTTTTTGCCAAAGAGCGAAAGGTATCCTTCTTTTTATATACCATGTACCTCGCCTTAACTGCTGCGCAAAAGATAGCCGAATTTACCTACCGTATTGAAGGCGATGATGTATACATCCATGATCAGATAGACGGAGGATCGACCGTTGGGCGTGCAAATGGCACATTTGGTTTCGGATCGTTTCCATACGCGTCTTCATTTGATGAATTTATAGTTACCGCCAATCAAGAGGTTGAGCAGGTGCAACAATCCAATGAGCTGATACGTTCTTCGGCCACCAATATCATCCGTTTTTCGTCATTACCCTGGATTGATTTCACCAGTTTATCTCATGCCCGGATGTTTTGTATTGAAGATAGCTGCCCAAAAATCTCTTTTGGTAAAATGACACTACATCAGGATGGAAAAAGATCAATGTCTGTATCTATACACGTACATCATGCCCTGGTAGATGGCTTACACGTTGGGCAGTTTATTGATAGTTTTCAGCAGTTAATGAATAACGGCCTTTAAACCGTTTTTTCCATTACAATAAGTTCTATCGGTTCTTTTGGTGCTCCAAACCTGCCGTGATCATGAAATGGTTGAATTTCGCCCGTGAATGCGTAACCACGCCGCTCATACCAGCCAACCAACTCCTTACGGCTCCGTATTACCGTCATGCTGATTGTATGCAGGCCAAGTTGCTTTGCAATTACTTCAGCCTCCTCTATTAAAGCGCGGCCTACTCCCCCGTTTTGCAGCGCCGGCGATACGCTAAACATCCCAAGGTATAACTTATCCCCCTTAACTTCAAGGTATACTGTGCCTATGATGTTACCGTCGGTGCTGGTATACTTTAAAATGGTGATGGCATCGTTATTCAGGTAATCAATCAACATCGGCTCATCAATCCTGATACCGCCAACCAGGTCGGTTTCTGTAGTCCAGCCTTTTTTTGATTCTTCGCCCCGGTAGGCACTGTTAATCAATATATTTAGTTCGGCTACATCGGCAAGCGTTGCTTTGGTTATTGGCATAGTATTTTGTTTTTGGGAGGGCAAACTTAGTATTTACAGCAATAAATCCCTAACAAAAATTAACCGTTTACAACAATTTATAGTCCTCGCGGGCCGGGCTAAAAATATCAATCAGTTTGCAATCAGTTACAGCGGTACCGCCATGCACAATATTTGATGGGATAATTGCAAACATTCCGGGATCTAATACCTGCGGAATGCCATCAACTGTAAGTTCAAATTTGCCTTCCAGCACAAACGAATACTGTTCGTGTACGTGTTTATGCATCGGTAAAGATATCCCTGCCTTTACTTCAATAAAATTGATGGTGTTAGAATTAGTATGGATTAGTTTTGAAAAATAGCCGGGCGCAATCTCTTTGGTTTGAATATCGCTAAACAGGTGGAAAAATTGGTTTTGCATGCATCAAATTTACACTACTATTTTAAACTTTGTATCTTTTATTCAATTGCTGTTGTCTACCGGGTAAAACAATTCTCACGTTTTGTCAGGACTGTGAATGGAGTAAAAACACCATGTGATTAACTAAATTTATAACCAAATGTTGACCGTTTATAATGCCGCAATATTTGAAAACCATCTTATCTTTATGCAGTTATTAGATAAGTTACACATCACCCCATCATGGCTTTTATTGATTACTATAAAATATTAGGAATAGACAAGGCTGCTTCGGACAAAGACGTTAAAAATGCGTACCGCAAGCTGGCCCGCAAATATCATCCCGACCTAAATCCCAACGACGCCGAAGCAAATAAAAAATTTCAGGAAATAAACGAAGCTAATGAAGTATTGAGCGATCCCGAAAAACGCAAAAAGTACGACAAATACGGCGAAAACTGGCAGCATGGTGAAGCATATGAACAACAAACCAGGCAGCAACAAAACAGGCAACGTAGTAGTGGTGGGTCGGGCGGTTTCGAAGGATTTGGAGGAGGCTTTGGCGGTGGCGAAGATTTTTCTGATTTCTTCCAATCGATGTTTGGTGGTGCCGGTAGTGCAGGTGGCGGACGCCGCACAGGTTACCGTGGCCAGGATTTAAATGCCGAATTTCAATTGAACCTGCAGGATACTTTACAAACACATAAGCAAACGCTTACGGTTAACGGAAAAAATATACGTATTACAATTCCGGCTGGCATTGAAAATGGCCAAACCATTAAAATAGCCGGCCATGGCGGCACGGGTGTAAATGGAGGCCCTGCCGGCGACCTGTTTATTAAATTTAATATTCCGGCGGATGCCCGTTTTAAGCGGGATGGAGCCAACCTTTATAATACCATTGATCTTGATTTATATACTGCTGTATTAGGCGGCGAGATTATGGCCGAAACACCAACCGGAAAAGTAAAAGTTAAAGTAAAGCCCGAAACTCAAAATGGTACCAAGGTAAAACTGAAAGGCAAGGGTATGCCGGTTTATAAAAAAGAGAATGAGTTTGGCGACTTATATCTTACCTATAATATAAAAATACCAACCAACCTTACCGACAAACAAAAGCAACTGTTTGAAGAACTGTCAAAATCCTGATTATTATGAAAACGGAGAATCTAATTACAGTCAACGAATTTTGTATTTATCATAACGTGGAGTTTACGTTTATAAATTCGTTGCAGCAAGCAGGGCTTGTTGATGTTAAAGAAGTTGACCAAACCATATTTATCCCTGAATCGGAATTAAAAAAACTTCAGAAAATAATTAGTTTGCACGAGTTAGATATCAATATCGCCGGCATTGAGGCTATAACCCATATGCTTGACAGGATTGAACAAATGCAGGAGAATATGCGTGGCTTGCGTAATAAGCTGAAGATGTATGAAGGAGAGTAATTTGCTTATTCTAACGGCTTGAAAATATATTTTTCATCGTAATCTACTTCAAAATGGTCAAGAAATTGCTTATACTCTTCTAAAAAGTTTTTATGCCGATGATGTTCTTCCTGATTTTCGATATATAAAGCAACTTTTTTAATCTGAGACCGGGAATAAGAAAACGCCCCATAACCTTCCTGCCATTTGAATGGGGAATTATTAAATTTCTCTTCATTAATCCATTCAGATGATGAACCCTTTACCATTTTCATCAAGTCTGATAATGATTGGGTCGGCCTGAAACCGAAAAATAAGTGTAGGTGATCTGGCATGCTATTGATGCTTATCATCTTATGGCCGTTGTTTTTAATAATTCCGGTAATATATTTATGCAATTCCTCTTTCCATGTTGATTTGATGAGCGACTGCCTGAATTTTACAGCAATAACGCATTGAATATGAATTTGGGTATAGGTATTGGCCATTATTTTGATGTTTTAAGTGGCGTACCTACGGCACGCAAACCTTTGTTTATCCTTCTTTTACCGACATTAGACCCGTAGGGGTTGCTTATCGCTTTATAATGATACAAAAAAATCACAAACAAAAGCGTGAAGTAATTGATATCGTTTTTAAAAAGTTTGTAAATAGCGTACCTACGGCACGCAAAAGTCCTCCTCTATTTTCTACCGACATCAGACCCCGATGGGGTCACTATCTGATTTACATAGTATAAGAATCGAATCTGCGCATGCAAAATAACTCATTAGGAGTATAACGTCGGCGAAAAAAGAGGGATTATACTTGCTGCCGGTACTTCCAGTTAACGTTACCTACTCTATATACCTCAACATCGTACCTTCGCTTACAATGTGAGCATAATCAATTACACATCCCAAGTAACCCACATAAGGGCTAATTTTTAATCAACCATGCAAAATAACTCCGTAGGAGTCAAATGTCGGTAGATAACAAAAGGAAGGGCCTTGCGTGCCGTAGGTACGCCACTTGACAGACATACGTTACTCCATGTACTTCAACATCATGCGTTCGCTTACGATATTGGCGTCATCAATTACAGACTCCGGATAGCCCATAGATGCCAATATGGCTATTCCATTTTTGCTTTTAAGCAGGCCTTCTTTCAATTTGTAGTCGAATACCAGCGTCTTGCCCGATTTGGAATCTACAAACGAGTAAATGGCAAAATCTTCATCCAGTAATTCGGCCAGTTCAAGGTCATGGGTAGATACAAAAACAAAATTATCATTAGCAGTGATATATGATAATACCGATTTTGCGGCCGCAATCCGTTCAATGGTATTTGTACCTCTAAAAATTTCATCTATAATAACCAGGCTTTTAATTTCTTCGGCAGCACTGCTGCTGTCAACGATATTTAATATGGCCAATGCCTGTGCCTGGAAAAAGCTTTGCTGCTCTTCAATACTATCTGTTATTTTAATACTGGTTTGTATTTTTAAAAATGGGGCTTTATAAGCCTTGGCGCAGCTGGTAAATATAGTTTGGGCCAATAAAGTATTTATTGCTATTGCCTTAATAAATGTTGTTTTGCCCGACATGTTTGAACCGGTTATCAATGCTCCTTTATCTGCCCGTGTATACAAGGAATTAGGCACGCATCTATCCACCAACGGGTGGAATAGGTCTGTAATTTCCATTTTTGCATCCTTGCTAATAAATTCGGGCTTGTTATAAAATGGCAAACCTTCCCTTACCGATTGTATGGCTATCAGCACATCAATTTCGGCAACAAAGTTATATACCTTTTCGATGTCATCACGAAATTTGCCAATTTGGTTTATCGAATTGGTATAAATATGCGGCTCGAGCAGAAAAAGCACTTTAAAAAGCTGGAATACCGCATAACCCGGAGACCCAGAATCAACAACCAGCTCACTTTCAAAATTCACAATACTTAATGATCGTTTTAAACCAGCCAGGTTTAGGAGGCATTTTTTGATGTCGCTGGTATCGCCAATATCCGCGTATTTAACTAACCAAACCGCCACTTTGTGCATTATTAACAGTTGGGGTAACGAATCAGAATATTCGGCTGTTTTCTTTTTGCTTGCAAAATGAAATATAGTATTGTAACCTAACAACACTCCCAATATAATCAGGCTAACGGGATTAGGTATAACAATAAGTGATACAAGCGCTGCTAAAATTAAATACGGCACAATTTTAACATACAAAGCCATTACAGGCGCAAATAGCGGCGCATGAATTTTTAAAAACAAGTTGGGAATTTGATAGGCATTACTATGGCCGAGCTTTGAAAGCTCGAGTTCCAAAAATTCGCGGTTGGGTGCATCCGCGTTCAGTGATGTTACCTTGGCATCAAGCTTTAATAAATTATCAAGTGATGTTTCCGGGAAATGCAATCTCTTATATAGCAATTGCTTTCCTGGTTTCGAGTTAGTTCTGTCTATATAGTTAAAAACATTTTTAAGGTCAAGGTCATCTGCGGTTACCGCTGTTAATTTGCCCGCGGCCGAATCTGCATCAAGGTAAATTTTTATCAAATCAAAATTGCGCCGTGAGTTTACCGGTTTGGCCCATTTGTTTTTGATTTTCTCCAGGTTTTTCTCTTTAGCCCGTAATTTTCCAAAGTAAGATACTATGTATGAAATTGTTAGTACAATAGACAAAATTAGTACCGTAAAAATGATGTAATACATGCTTAAAAGAATAAAAAAGATTTAAACCCGTGGTTTATTTTCCAGTCAATATAAATGTAAACAAAGTTATTAACTAATAAATTTTTAAAGCGATGAAACTGATTAAAATTTCGATAGTAACCCTGGTTATATTATTTTCATTTCAATTTGCCAAAGCTCAAAGTATCTCTATTGGTGCATCTTTTGGATATGGTTATCCGCATCACAGGGTTATCGTGGCCGA is drawn from Mucilaginibacter ginsenosidivorax and contains these coding sequences:
- the tnpA gene encoding IS200/IS605 family transposase, whose protein sequence is MANTYTQIHIQCVIAVKFRQSLIKSTWKEELHKYITGIIKNNGHKMISINSMPDHLHLFFGFRPTQSLSDLMKMVKGSSSEWINEEKFNNSPFKWQEGYGAFSYSRSQIKKVALYIENQEEHHRHKNFLEEYKQFLDHFEVDYDEKYIFKPLE
- a CDS encoding DUF1493 family protein; this encodes MIKTIQLMEEILPPLKEFIVDYCSRYKIRSVDPGSLCLETSLDLDLDIFDIEIDLFLADFTDQFKIDQSKFTWYKYGYPKGSTRVRMIKMVFGYNSTWVKQLAHYCYKPKFKVRNLQDAVITGMLV
- a CDS encoding chaperone modulator CbpM, which codes for MKTENLITVNEFCIYHNVEFTFINSLQQAGLVDVKEVDQTIFIPESELKKLQKIISLHELDINIAGIEAITHMLDRIEQMQENMRGLRNKLKMYEGE
- a CDS encoding GNAT family N-acetyltransferase gives rise to the protein MPITKATLADVAELNILINSAYRGEESKKGWTTETDLVGGIRIDEPMLIDYLNNDAITILKYTSTDGNIIGTVYLEVKGDKLYLGMFSVSPALQNGGVGRALIEEAEVIAKQLGLHTISMTVIRSRKELVGWYERRGYAFTGEIQPFHDHGRFGAPKEPIELIVMEKTV
- a CDS encoding MutS-related protein; protein product: MYYIIFTVLILSIVLTISYIVSYFGKLRAKEKNLEKIKNKWAKPVNSRRNFDLIKIYLDADSAAGKLTAVTADDLDLKNVFNYIDRTNSKPGKQLLYKRLHFPETSLDNLLKLDAKVTSLNADAPNREFLELELSKLGHSNAYQIPNLFLKIHAPLFAPVMALYVKIVPYLILAALVSLIVIPNPVSLIILGVLLGYNTIFHFASKKKTAEYSDSLPQLLIMHKVAVWLVKYADIGDTSDIKKCLLNLAGLKRSLSIVNFESELVVDSGSPGYAVFQLFKVLFLLEPHIYTNSINQIGKFRDDIEKVYNFVAEIDVLIAIQSVREGLPFYNKPEFISKDAKMEITDLFHPLVDRCVPNSLYTRADKGALITGSNMSGKTTFIKAIAINTLLAQTIFTSCAKAYKAPFLKIQTSIKITDSIEEQQSFFQAQALAILNIVDSSSAAEEIKSLVIIDEIFRGTNTIERIAAAKSVLSYITANDNFVFVSTHDLELAELLDEDFAIYSFVDSKSGKTLVFDYKLKEGLLKSKNGIAILASMGYPESVIDDANIVSERMMLKYME
- a CDS encoding DnaJ C-terminal domain-containing protein; amino-acid sequence: MAFIDYYKILGIDKAASDKDVKNAYRKLARKYHPDLNPNDAEANKKFQEINEANEVLSDPEKRKKYDKYGENWQHGEAYEQQTRQQQNRQRSSGGSGGFEGFGGGFGGGEDFSDFFQSMFGGAGSAGGGRRTGYRGQDLNAEFQLNLQDTLQTHKQTLTVNGKNIRITIPAGIENGQTIKIAGHGGTGVNGGPAGDLFIKFNIPADARFKRDGANLYNTIDLDLYTAVLGGEIMAETPTGKVKVKVKPETQNGTKVKLKGKGMPVYKKENEFGDLYLTYNIKIPTNLTDKQKQLFEELSKS
- a CDS encoding HAD family hydrolase: MKLKVIAFDADDTLWVNEPYFQNTERKFCSLLEDFLPEHDISKELFKVEVDNLPLYGYGIKGYILSMIEAALKISDNKIGIDTINIILQYGREMLNEPIELLDGVEHVLSTLKTDYRLVVATKGDLLDQERKLKKSGLSHYFHHIEIMSDKKEDDYIKLIKHLDIQPEEFMMVGNSLKSDVMPVLNIGGYAIHVPYHTTWAHEHVETSLSHEKFMQADKLADILSSVKR
- a CDS encoding DUF2851 family protein; the protein is MLFTEDFLHYVWKFRLFDRSDLRTEDGETLEIFSTGIHNSDSGPDFHNARIKIGETLWAGNVEVHLSASDWQKHGHTTDEAYNNVILHVVYNNDLPLKLNNGRTVPTLQLNNRVPAELYGRYHQMIFGNQTIIPCEASIGTVDGLIMHNWLTRVLVERLEKKSAAVIAALAINRGDWEETFYQFLAANFGFKTNALPFELLAKSLPQLTLAKNKNNPMQIEALIFGQAGFLEGDLKDDYPVKLKKEYDYLRKKYSLNPIENHLWKFMRLRPPNFPTIRLAQFAALIVSANHLFSKILEIKDIDALRNLFASIKTNEYWDNHYRFDVPSKPLPKVMGAASVDVLLINTLALFLFSYGKHHQQQYYISRALKLLENLPAEKNNITADFVNLGVKITNAFESQALIELKNNYCNYKKCLQCGVGNKILKLS
- a CDS encoding MFS transporter; protein product: MTNTSQVTVKTTGGRIKSIIGGSLGNLVEWYDWYVYSAFSLYFSSSFFPKGDQTAQLLNTAGVFALGFLMRPIGGWLMGTYADKHGRKKALTVSVLLMSLGSLIITITPGYKTIGVAAPLLLVLARVIQGLSVGGEYGTSATYLSEMAGRKHRGFYSSFQYVTLIMGQLLALGLLVLLQRIFLTEQQLHDWGWRIAFGIGAFLAVITMYLRRSLQESASFSKEKEKTSTTNGTIAELAKHPKAVLTVIGLTAGGTLAFYTFTTYMQKFLVDTSGFSKAEATLISSLTLLVFMLIQPLFGLLSDNIGRKPLLIGFGILGTITTIPILTLLGDTKDGWIAFGLILAALIIVSGYTSINAVVKAELFPANIRALGVGFPYAIAVSIFGGSAEYIALGFKTAHHAQWFYWYVTVCIALSLVLYVTMRDTRKHSKMEED
- a CDS encoding chloramphenicol acetyltransferase; the encoded protein is MKKKLDLDNWLRKEHFLFFKQFDEPYYGVTVTMDCTAAYVFAKERKVSFFLYTMYLALTAAQKIAEFTYRIEGDDVYIHDQIDGGSTVGRANGTFGFGSFPYASSFDEFIVTANQEVEQVQQSNELIRSSATNIIRFSSLPWIDFTSLSHARMFCIEDSCPKISFGKMTLHQDGKRSMSVSIHVHHALVDGLHVGQFIDSFQQLMNNGL
- a CDS encoding PspC domain-containing protein; translated protein: MLQRILTFFERYSFGVCTYLGEKFNVSIAKIRLFFIYSSFLAVGFPLIFYFFAGIVLDIRKFVKRTHTRATDL
- a CDS encoding cupin domain-containing protein, whose protein sequence is MQNQFFHLFSDIQTKEIAPGYFSKLIHTNSNTINFIEVKAGISLPMHKHVHEQYSFVLEGKFELTVDGIPQVLDPGMFAIIPSNIVHGGTAVTDCKLIDIFSPAREDYKLL